In Hippoglossus stenolepis isolate QCI-W04-F060 chromosome 21, HSTE1.2, whole genome shotgun sequence, one DNA window encodes the following:
- the LOC118101119 gene encoding G protein-activated inward rectifier potassium channel 1 encodes MSAIRRKFGEDYQVVNTNQDMTFSAQVKKKRQRFVEKNGRCNVQHGNLGGETSRYISDLFTTLVDLKWRWNMLIFILTYTVAWLVMASMWWVIAYIRGDLTHGGHDDSYTPCVANVYNFPSAFLFFIETEATIGYGYRYITEKCPEGIILFLFQSLLGSIVDAFLIGCMFIKMSQPKKRAETLMFSQDAVISQRDGKLCLMFRVGNLRNSHMVSAQIRCKLIKSRQTPEGEFLPLDQCELDVGFGTGADQLFLVSPLTICHEINTKSPFFDLSQRSLMNEQFEIVVILEGIVETTGMTCQARTSYTEDEVLWGHRFLPVMSLEEGFFRVDYSQFHNTFGVPTPPYSVKEQEEKSSLTSPNSLSVAPTPSSPPLGNGARGGRRERLLSADYADHAEDQAMRLPSKLQRMSSTKEETFWRGLKTGAALPGGKASSMGDLPLSIQRLRSSSIPVTRQAQLEEQVQLLSLDGNAEEVELEKHRLPAAISTISAPTPVQISMIGGRPEDNLPPKLRRMNVDR; translated from the exons ATGTCGGCCATACGGAGGAAATTTGGGGAGGACTACCAGGTGGTGAACACCAACCAGGACATGACTTTCTCCGCccaggtgaagaagaagaggcagcgGTTTGTGGAGAAGAACGGCCGCTGCAACGTCCAGCACGGTAACCTTGGCGGGGAGACCAGCCGGTACATCTCCGACCTCTTCACCACGCTGGTGGACCTCAAGTGGCGCTGGAACAtgctcatcttcatcctcacctACACGGTGGCGTGGCTCGTCATGGCTTCCATGTGGTGGGTGATCGCCTACATCCGCGGCGACCTGACCCACGGCGGCCACGACGACTCCTACACGCCGTGCGTCGCCAACGTGTACAACTTTCCCTCCGCGTTCCTCTTCTTCATCGAGACGGAGGCGACCATCGGCTACGGCTACCGCTACATCACGGAGAAGTGTCCGGAGGGgatcatcctcttcctcttccagtcGCTGCTGGGCTCCATCGTGGACGCCTTCCTCATCGGCTGCATGTTCATCAAGATGTCGCAGCCGAAGAAGCGCGCAGAGACTCTGATGTTCAGCCAGGACGCGGTGATCTCGCAGCGGGACGGGAAGTTGTGCCTCATGTTCCGAGTGGGGAACCTGCGGAACAGCCACATGGTGTCCGCGCAGATCAGGTGCAAACTCATCAAG tccCGGCAGACCCCGGAGGGCGAGTTCCTGCCGTTGGACCAGTGTGAGCTGGACGTGGGTTTCGGGACGGGGGCGGACCAGCTCTTCCTGGTGTCGCCACTAACCATCTGCCACGAGATCAACACCAAGAGCCCTTTCTTCGATCTGTCGCAGCGCTCCCTCATGAACGAGCAGTTTGAGATTGTCGTCATTCTCGAAGGCATCGTGGAAACCACTG GTATGACATGCCAGGCGAGGACATCTTACACTGAGGATGAAGTCTTGTGGGGTCATCGCTTCCTTCCTGTCATGTCACTAGAGGAGGGCTTCTTCAGAGTCGACTACTCCCAGTTCCACAACACCTTCGGGGTTCCTACACCTCCCTATAGTGtcaaagagcaggaggagaagtcGTCCCTGACGTCACCCAACTCTCTGTCTGTCGcgcccaccccctcctctcctccgctggGTAACGGTGCCCGCGGCGGCCGCAGGGAAAGGCTCCTGTCAGCCGACTATGCAGACCACGCAGAGGACCAAGCCATGAGGCTGCCCAGCAAACTGCAGCGCATGAGCTCCACAAAGGAGGAGACCTTCTGGAGGGGGTTGAAGACAGGGGCAGCCTTGCCAGGGGGGAAGGCCTCCAGCATGGGAGACCTGCCGCTTAGTATTCAGAGGCTCCGGTCCAGCTCCATCCCGGTCACAAGGCAAgcacagctggaggagcaggttCAGCTGTTGTCCTTGGATGGAAACGCAGAGGAGGTCGAGCTGGAGAAACACAGACTGCCAGCAGCCATTAGCACCATCAGTGCTCCAACACCAGTCCAGATCTCCATGATAGGGGGTCGGCCGGAGGACAACTTGCCCCCCAAACTGCGCAGAATGAACGTTGACCGCTAA